The DNA sequence ACCTGTTTCGAGCGCTGATTTAGCGCCGTCTTCAATCATGTCATCAGTATTTTTTGACTGTTCCGTGAGCTTTGCAAAGCAGCCCCAGTAAAGAGAAAGTCTTCGAACGATGGAAATATCCGGTGAAAGCGCGATAATTTTTGCCTTGGGCCTGAATTTCGAAATCAGCATAGCTGTAAAGCCTTTACTCGTAGGCGCCACAATTGCAGAAACCCCAAGATTCTCGGCCAGAACGCAGGACGCGTAGGCCACGGCTTCCTCAATATTTTTTTCAGGGATAAGGCTCATGTCAACCGTGCTTTTTGACGTTTTTTCGGCAGTTTCTGCAATACGCGCCATATATTGAATTGCTTTGACAGGATATTGCCCGCTTGCTGTCTCCTCTGAAAGCATTACAGCGTCGGCTCCGTCAAGTACTGCGTTTGCGACATCAGTCGCTTCGGCCCTTGTGGGTCTTGGAGAATCAACCATGGATCTGAGCATCTGGGTAGCAATTATTACAGGCTTTCCAACAAGATTGGCTTTTTTGACAATTTCTTTCTGAAGAACAGGTACATTTTCAAGTGGGATCTCGACCCCGAGATCACCCCGTGCAACCATCACAGCGTCACAGGCATCAATAATTGCGTCAATGGATTCAATGGCCTCATGTTTTTCAATTTTCGCAATTATGGGCACATCCTTACCAGCTGCAATAATCAACTGTCTTGCTTCGTGTATATCTGAAGCCCTTCTTACAAATGAAAGGGCCACAAAATCAATGTCGTGCTTAAGTCCGAATTCAAGATCTGCCTTGTCTTTATCAGTGAGCGAGGGTGTACTTATTGTACCTGAAGGCAGGTTTATTCCCTTGTTAGAAGTAAGGACACCACCGGTTATTACGGTGCAGAAAATCTCATCGCCCTTGATTTCACGAACTGCAAGTTCCATCATTCCGTCTGCAAGAAGAATTATGTCTCCTGATTTTACGTCCCTTGGAAGATTTTTGTATGATACAGATACTTTTCCATCCTCACCAACAAGGATTTCGGTTGTCAGAATGAGAGTACTTCCTGAGTCAAGCCTTATGCCAGGTTCTTTGACAAGACCGATCCTTATCTTTGGGCCGCAAAGATCCTGAAGTATGGCGACATGCTTTCCGAGCTCATCAGCCACCTTTCTTATCATTACAATTTTTTCGGCGTGCTGTTCGTGGGTTCCGTGGGAAAAATTGAGTCTTGCCACATTCATGCCTTCCTGGATCATTGCTTTTATGATTTCAGGAGTGCTGCTTGATGGACCTATTGTGCATATTATTTTTGTTCTTGGCATTTCATCACCATATGAATGTTATTTTTTGGCTATGTTCGAGTCAAATATGACAAACTCTCAAAAAGTACGATTTTAAGTCATCCCGGCGCAGGCCGGAATCCAGAAACACCTGAAAATACCGGGTGCCATGTCAAGCACTGCATGACGCTTAAGCCCTTTTTCGACTTTTTGCGAGTCCATCAAATATAGGAATATAAAAAATAAACCATTTTTGAGTTACGTTTTTTTGGAAACTTTGTGTAAAAATTCTTTTAATCTCCATCAATTAAAAAACATACACAACTTTAGGACATTTGCTTCTTATAATAATAAAAATATATGGTTCTGTCTTATTTCAGCTTGAGCGCCTTCGGCGAGTCGCTTTTTGTAAAAAGGTCAGAAAAAACTTTATGATTATGTCAGATGCTTGGAAAACAATACTTTCGATATTTTTGTAAATAACTTTTTTCAGACCAGACAATCATACTAAACATAGTACATAGCCATTTAAAAATTTAATATTTTTGAGGAGACTTAAGGACCATTTTACAAAAAGTTGTCCAAGATCCAGAATTACAAAAAGGTTTATTATTTCGCTTTTCAATATCTAAGGGGAACACAGCCTTTTTTATATATCCTTTTCCACAATTATAGAAAAAAAAGCCTGTTTTTTATATATGAACGATCAAAAGAAATAATGGATTTACCAGTATCATCTATTATTTAGATTTGCACATATTCTTATGATCAATGCCTCAATAAGAAGCACATTATCGCCTCCGGAGGTCTTCATTTTCAAATCAAGCTTTGATAGCTCTTCGAAAAAAGACACAAGCTCTCCCATGGTAAAAGCAGAAACTTTCTGAAAAAGCAGATAAAGGGGATAAGGACTTGTCCCTTTTGCCATAAGAAGATCTGTTTTTGCGGCCTGGGCCTTTCTGGAATTAGCTGGAATTGAAGCAGACAGCCAGTTTGTAATGATTCCGGTCAGATCGGAATCAACTGAAGTGACAGACGGCATCACAGCATTCTGGAAATCGTTGTATGACATGCCCTTGCGCCATGCTCTGCCATTTTGTCCATCGCAAAAGCTTTTTACAACAAGCAACCTGCGGACAAGATTTATCATAGAGGCAAGAATCTGGAGAGGATGTGCACCTGAATCAAGAATTGATCTCATGAAAAAGATGGACGATTCGAGATCCCTGGAAGCAAGGGAATTGGTAAACTCGTAAATTGGGTCCTGTTTTGTTCTGGCCAGGACATTATTAACGTCTTCCTTTGTTATTTTCTGGCGCTCTCCTGAAAAATCAGCAAGAAGTTTTAGATTCTCGGAAAAAACCCTGAGATCGTCCCCGGTCATATCTCTTAGCGCCATAAAAGCAAGGGAATCGAGGCTCTTTTTGAGCGGGCCAAGCATTTCTGCCGCCTTTTCCCTGAAAATTACATCCTGGGCATCTTTATCAGCCTTTCTGTCCCCTTTTGGAATCTGACAATTTACGATCAGGGCAGTCGAACTGAATTTTTTGTATCCGGCCTTTCTCTTGTCAACAGAATCGCAAATTAGAACAAGAAAATGATTTTTCGGCAGTCCCTTAGCTATTGTCTTTTCAATAATTGAAGAGTCGCCCTGCCCTTCGTCTGCCGTTATTCCGTTTTGACGGATATGATTTATAATACCCCACGCCCAGTCATCTTCAGACGACAGGCCTATTTTTTCGTGAAAATTTGCCGAGGTTATCGAGGCAAGATCCAAGCCTGATTCAACGATGAATTTAAGAAGGAATTTAGAGGCTCTTTTTTTGTCATCCTTATCAAAGGCCTGTTTTGATTTTGCTATTATTCCAGGGAGATCTTCCTTTGATTCAAAAATTTTCGCGTCAGTAATACAGACAAGCTTCGGGCCAGGGAAAAAAGATCTGGTCATCAAAAATTCAATGGCATTTCCTATTCCTGAAAGCCCATCTGCCTTTTCATAATTTATCCCCGGATCCTTACCCTTGAAAACATGGGTCATGAGCTTTGCCATTGCAGAATCAGCAAGGCACGAATCGCCAAAGATCAGAATGGTTTGGTGAAGGTCTTCGCCTGATTTAAGATGTTTGTCCAGATCCCTGTGGGTTATTTCAGGCATTTTTCGTTTTTTTTCTTCTCAAATAAAAATGCATGAATACTGACGCTGTTATCATCATAATCCCTATGGTCTGGGAAACGGAAACCGTACCGAAAATAAAAGCGCCCCTGTCATCGCCTCTGAATATCTCGATGATAAAACGCATTGCTCCGTAAAGAAGAACGTATACCCAGAAGACCTGACCATCGATCTGCTTCTTTTTTCTGAAAAGCATCAAAGCTGCGAATATAAGCAGATTGCCGATTACTTCATAAATCTGGGTGGGGTGCAGCGGAATATCAAGAGGAGCAAGAGAACCATGATCATGAAAGGTGATTGCCCAGGGCAGATCACATTCCCTGCCGTAACAGCAGCCTGCCATAAGGCACCCTATTCTTCCCACTGCATGGCCTATGGCAAGACCAGGGGCAAGTATGTCCGCGTATTTCCAAAGACTAATCTTCTTATATTTTGTATAGGCCCAGACAGTTATTATGGCGAAAATAAAACCACCGTAAAATACGAGGCCTCCTTCCCATATCTTGAAAACATTGACCGGATTTTTCAAAAAAAAGTCAAGATTGGTAAGAATATAAAAAGACCTGCCGCCCAGGACTCCGAATATAATAAGATAAAAAACCAGATCACTCACAATGTCAGGGTTCTCACCAATCAAAACAGCCTCACGTCTTGAAATATAAAGGCCGGAAATAAATCCAAGCGCAAGAAAAAGGCCGTATGTATAAAGAGTGATCGAGCCTAAACTGAATATTACCGGATGCATAAAACCTCACTTGTGTAGAATCAATCAGGAATTTTGCCGAAAACAACATGCCATAAAAAAATAGCCATACCAATGGTAATGGCACTATCTGCCACATTGAACGCGGGCCAGTGGTAATTGAAGTATTCAAGATAGAAATCCAGGAAGTCGACAACTTCTCCGAATCTGATCCTGTCCACAAGATTACCGGCCGCTCCGCCAAGTATCATTGCAAACGCGGAAGAAAGCCATTTCAAGTCCTTTGGTGTTGACCAGTAAAAATAAATGACTGCTATTACTGCAAAACCCGAAACCACAAAAAAAACAAGGGCTCTCACCAGGCTTGAATGGTTTGCAAGAAAGCCGAACGCACCGCCAGGATTTCTTACTGATACGATATTGAACAAACCCGGGATTACAGGTATTTCCTGATGCAGGAACAGATATTTCAGTATGATGATCTTTGTTATCTGATCAATAATCAGAACAATTCCAGAAATCAGTAGAAGTCTGATTATTTTTTCTTTATCCATGACCATGCAGTAAACCTTTGCAGTTTATAAATAATTAGTGGGAAGACTGGATTATAAAACCTATACTTTTTTAAATTTATTGTCGGATTACGAGCAAAGGACACTATAGTCCGACCTACGAACTATTATGATTTTCACTTATACCAAAAACCATAAAGTTATGTGGTTATGCTCAATTCTCAGTGATATTTTAAAAGTCATGGCCCGATCATTTTTAAAACTCTTAAAATATCAATGTTTTTGCCAAATAACAAAACCATGAAGTTTTTGCGGAGCTTTTTTACAAAAAAGCGGCCCGCTCGAGGCACTCGCCCTATCAACTTCAAAACAGCCGGGCGAATACGCTTCGTCTGACTTTGGTCGATTGGGTTATAAAGCCTCGCCGGAGGCAAGCCGAATCTTCACAAAAATCAAATGGATCTCTGCAAAAAACAGAGACCCATAGATTGTTAATCAACTTATTAAATAATCTGACGTATTACAGAAGAACACCTTTTGCAAAGCTGGGGATGTTCGACATCCTGACCTACAAAAGTGTCGTATATCCAGCATCTCGGGCATTTTTCTCCGCCTGCCTTTTCAACTTTAATGGAAAGCCCAGGCAAATCCTGACTAACATATACTTCTCCAAGATTTTCAGAATCAGTCGCCCTTGCAGCAGATACTATGAATATACCCGCAAGATCGTCCGCAAAACCTGAAAGAACATCATAAACATCGCCTTCAGCCTGTATTGTCACGGATGAATCGAGTGAATGGCCGACAAGCTTTGTAACTCTGGCCTGCTCTATCGCCTTTGTTACATCGCCCCTCACCTTAAGGATAGTTTCCCATTTTGCGGCAAGTTCGTCATTTCTCCACGCTTCATTATAAACAGGCATATCAGCAAGATGAACACTCGCTGGCCTGCCCTCTGTCTTTGGCATATATTTCCATACTTCTTCGGACGTGAAGCAGAGAATCGGAGCCATGGCCTTAACAATTGAATCAAGGATTATGTGCATGACAGTCTGTGCGCTTCTTCTTTCGACAGATCCAGCAGGCAGAACATAGAGTCTGTCCTTCAGAATATCTAAGTAAAATGCGGAAAGATCCACGCCGCAGTAATTAGCAAGCGTATGATGGATAATGTGAAGATCATAATCATCATATGCTTTCTTTATTCTATCAAGAATGTCCCCAAGCCTGTGAAGCGCAAATCTGTCGAGGCTTGTCATTTCATCAAGAGCAACCGCGTCTTTTGAAGGATCAAAATCAGAAAGATTGCCAAGAATGAACCGGCAGGTATTTCTGATGCGCCTGTATGCGTCTGAAAGCTGTTTCAGAATATTGTCAGAGATTCTGATATCATCTCTGTAGTCAGAAGACGCTACCCAGAGCCTTAATATTTCGGCCCCGAATTTTTTGATGACTTCTTCAGGAGCAATTACATTGCCCACTGACTTGGACATCTTGCGACCTTCGGCATCCACAACAAAACCGTGGGTAAGAACTGATTTATAAGGAGCTGAACCTTTGATTCCCACAGAAGTAAGAAGAGAACTGTGGAACCAGCCTCTATGCTGGTCACTGCCTTCAAGATACATATCAGCAGGCCATGAGAGCGCAGGGTTTGTTTTGAGAACAGCTGCATGGCTGACGCCTGAGTCAAACCATACGTCAAGAATATCTCTTTCCTTGCCAAAATCAGAAGATCCGCATTTGGAACATTTTGTACCTTCTGGCAGGAAGAAAGAAGCATCCTTTTCAAACCATGCATCTACGCCGTTTTCCTTGAAAAGCTCGTAAATACGGTCTGCTATTTCCTTTGTCATGTGCAGCTCATCACAGTCCTTGCAATGGAACATGGTGATCGGAACTCCCCATGATCTCTGCCTTGAAACGCACCAGTCCGGACGATTTTCAATCATGCCGTGTATTCTGTCACGTCCCCAACTTGGAATCCACTGGACTCTTTCAATTTCATCAAGGGCTTTTTTTCTCAGGCCTGTCTTGTCCATTGAAATGAACCACTGTGCCGTAGCCCTGAAAATAACTGGTTTTTTGCATCTCCAGCAGTGGGGATAGGAATGGTTCATTTTTTCTTCTTTAACGAGCATGCCCTTTTCTTTAAGGATGTTTATTACTGACTCGTTTGCCTTGAAAACAAACTGCCCCTCAAGACCAGGAGCTTCCTTTGTATAGCATCCGTTATCGCCTACAGGAGCAAAAGGCTCTAGGCCGTACCTGAGTCCGACAATATGGTCGTCCGTACCATGTCCGGGAGCTGTGTGAACACAACCTGTTCCAGCTTCAAGAGTAACATGAAGGCCGTTCATTATTATCGAGTCACGATCATAAAAAGGATGTGAACATTTGAGGCCGTCTATCTGAACTCCTGTGAATTCGGCAATTGTATTGATTGTTTCAATACCGAAAGTCTGCATGCATTTTTCAGCAAGTTCCTTTGCGACCACAAGAACTTCATCTCCATTTTCTATTGCTGAGTACTCAAAATCAGGGTTAACACTGACACCAAGGTTGGCAGGAATTGTCCATGGAGTTGTCGTCCATATTACCAGAAATATTTTCTTGCCAGCAAGGGCAGGAGATATGAAAGACAAATCGTCTTTTACAGGAAAACGAACATATATTGAAGGCGAGACAGTATTTTCATGCTCTATTTCAGCTTCTGCAAGAGCTGTAGTACAGCTGCAGCACCAGTGAATCGGCTTTTTCCCCCTGAAAAGGCTGCCTTTAAGATAAAATTCACAGCACTCACGGGCAATCTCGGCCTCGTACTGATAATTCATTGTAAGATAAGGATTCTGCCAGTCAGCAAGAACACCGAGTCTTCGGAACTCGTCCCTCTGGATGTTTATGAATCCTGATGCGTATTCACGGCACTTTCCGCGGATTTCGGCTGTTGTCATGTCATGTTTTTTCTTGCCGAGCTGTTTGTCGACATTAAGCTCTATAGGAAGGCCGTGACAGTCCCAGCCAGGAACATACGGAGCGTCAAAACCAGCCATCTGGCGTGATTTAACAACTATATCCTTTAATATTTTATTAAGGGCTGTTCCGATATGAATATGTCCGTTTGCATACGGAGGGCCGTCGTGAAGGATGAATTTCTGTCTGCCTTTTGAGTGCTCACGAATATTCCCGTACAGGTTTCCTTCTTCCCATGCCTTTATCTGTACAGGTTCACGGCTTGCAAGATCCGCCTTCATGGGGAAATCTGTAACCGGAAGATTCAACGTATTCTTATAGTCCATCACCAATGGTCCTCCAAACGGGATTTCAATGAGGACGCCCCTCTTTTGTAGCAATAACGATTTATATGGCGTCCATTATTTTATAAAGAGAATGAATTTAACCAGACGTTCATTTGGTGTCAAGGAAATGCTTGCTTCTCACTAACTTCTGCATTCAGTTTCCAAGATAAAAACTGAAAAATTTTGCGGGATCATCTGTCATAATGCCTTCAAGGTCAAGCTCAATTGCCTTTGAAAGTGTCTGGGGAATATTGCAGGAATAGGTATAAACCTTTCTTCCGGCAGCCTTTGCAGCATTTACAAATCCCGGAGTCAGATCATTTATGTCCATACAGAATGCAGAAATAAAATGAGGGGCCTTTTCAGGATTTTTGAAATACCCGTAATCTGTTTCCATATTCATTACATATCTAAGCTTAGGCATTATCTTATAAAAACCAGACAAGAGATCTCCGTCAAATGAAAGTACAGAAACTTTTTCTTCTATATTTTGAGGCATGAAATTTTTCAGTGAATCAGCAAGAAGCTCTAAGAATTTTTCACGCCTGCTGCCGTCAAGATCGCCTGGATA is a window from the Desulforegula conservatrix Mb1Pa genome containing:
- the lgt gene encoding prolipoprotein diacylglyceryl transferase: MHPVIFSLGSITLYTYGLFLALGFISGLYISRREAVLIGENPDIVSDLVFYLIIFGVLGGRSFYILTNLDFFLKNPVNVFKIWEGGLVFYGGFIFAIITVWAYTKYKKISLWKYADILAPGLAIGHAVGRIGCLMAGCCYGRECDLPWAITFHDHGSLAPLDIPLHPTQIYEVIGNLLIFAALMLFRKKKQIDGQVFWVYVLLYGAMRFIIEIFRGDDRGAFIFGTVSVSQTIGIMMITASVFMHFYLRRKKTKNA
- the ileS gene encoding isoleucine--tRNA ligase codes for the protein MDYKNTLNLPVTDFPMKADLASREPVQIKAWEEGNLYGNIREHSKGRQKFILHDGPPYANGHIHIGTALNKILKDIVVKSRQMAGFDAPYVPGWDCHGLPIELNVDKQLGKKKHDMTTAEIRGKCREYASGFINIQRDEFRRLGVLADWQNPYLTMNYQYEAEIARECCEFYLKGSLFRGKKPIHWCCSCTTALAEAEIEHENTVSPSIYVRFPVKDDLSFISPALAGKKIFLVIWTTTPWTIPANLGVSVNPDFEYSAIENGDEVLVVAKELAEKCMQTFGIETINTIAEFTGVQIDGLKCSHPFYDRDSIIMNGLHVTLEAGTGCVHTAPGHGTDDHIVGLRYGLEPFAPVGDNGCYTKEAPGLEGQFVFKANESVINILKEKGMLVKEEKMNHSYPHCWRCKKPVIFRATAQWFISMDKTGLRKKALDEIERVQWIPSWGRDRIHGMIENRPDWCVSRQRSWGVPITMFHCKDCDELHMTKEIADRIYELFKENGVDAWFEKDASFFLPEGTKCSKCGSSDFGKERDILDVWFDSGVSHAAVLKTNPALSWPADMYLEGSDQHRGWFHSSLLTSVGIKGSAPYKSVLTHGFVVDAEGRKMSKSVGNVIAPEEVIKKFGAEILRLWVASSDYRDDIRISDNILKQLSDAYRRIRNTCRFILGNLSDFDPSKDAVALDEMTSLDRFALHRLGDILDRIKKAYDDYDLHIIHHTLANYCGVDLSAFYLDILKDRLYVLPAGSVERRSAQTVMHIILDSIVKAMAPILCFTSEEVWKYMPKTEGRPASVHLADMPVYNEAWRNDELAAKWETILKVRGDVTKAIEQARVTKLVGHSLDSSVTIQAEGDVYDVLSGFADDLAGIFIVSAARATDSENLGEVYVSQDLPGLSIKVEKAGGEKCPRCWIYDTFVGQDVEHPQLCKRCSSVIRQII
- a CDS encoding DNA polymerase III subunit delta translates to MPEITHRDLDKHLKSGEDLHQTILIFGDSCLADSAMAKLMTHVFKGKDPGINYEKADGLSGIGNAIEFLMTRSFFPGPKLVCITDAKIFESKEDLPGIIAKSKQAFDKDDKKRASKFLLKFIVESGLDLASITSANFHEKIGLSSEDDWAWGIINHIRQNGITADEGQGDSSIIEKTIAKGLPKNHFLVLICDSVDKRKAGYKKFSSTALIVNCQIPKGDRKADKDAQDVIFREKAAEMLGPLKKSLDSLAFMALRDMTGDDLRVFSENLKLLADFSGERQKITKEDVNNVLARTKQDPIYEFTNSLASRDLESSIFFMRSILDSGAHPLQILASMINLVRRLLVVKSFCDGQNGRAWRKGMSYNDFQNAVMPSVTSVDSDLTGIITNWLSASIPANSRKAQAAKTDLLMAKGTSPYPLYLLFQKVSAFTMGELVSFFEELSKLDLKMKTSGGDNVLLIEALIIRICANLNNR
- a CDS encoding glycerophosphodiester phosphodiesterase — translated: MKNRKYERLVIAHRGAMAAAPENTEAAFDLALEYPIDGFETDIQMTSDDKLVIYHDRTTKKLEKKPRPISEITLKELRKLDCGKWFTESYSGQKIMTLDYFFEKYLPQTMLMLELKSYPGDLDGSRREKFLELLADSLKNFMPQNIEEKVSVLSFDGDLLSGFYKIMPKLRYVMNMETDYGYFKNPEKAPHFISAFCMDINDLTPGFVNAAKAAGRKVYTYSCNIPQTLSKAIELDLEGIMTDDPAKFFSFYLGN
- the lspA gene encoding signal peptidase II, with translation MDKEKIIRLLLISGIVLIIDQITKIIILKYLFLHQEIPVIPGLFNIVSVRNPGGAFGFLANHSSLVRALVFFVVSGFAVIAVIYFYWSTPKDLKWLSSAFAMILGGAAGNLVDRIRFGEVVDFLDFYLEYFNYHWPAFNVADSAITIGMAIFLWHVVFGKIPD
- the pyk gene encoding pyruvate kinase — translated: MPRTKIICTIGPSSSTPEIIKAMIQEGMNVARLNFSHGTHEQHAEKIVMIRKVADELGKHVAILQDLCGPKIRIGLVKEPGIRLDSGSTLILTTEILVGEDGKVSVSYKNLPRDVKSGDIILLADGMMELAVREIKGDEIFCTVITGGVLTSNKGINLPSGTISTPSLTDKDKADLEFGLKHDIDFVALSFVRRASDIHEARQLIIAAGKDVPIIAKIEKHEAIESIDAIIDACDAVMVARGDLGVEIPLENVPVLQKEIVKKANLVGKPVIIATQMLRSMVDSPRPTRAEATDVANAVLDGADAVMLSEETASGQYPVKAIQYMARIAETAEKTSKSTVDMSLIPEKNIEEAVAYASCVLAENLGVSAIVAPTSKGFTAMLISKFRPKAKIIALSPDISIVRRLSLYWGCFAKLTEQSKNTDDMIEDGAKSALETGLVSKGDLIVITAGHPVWVAGTTNMVKVKRL